In Fibrobacter sp. UWB15, the following proteins share a genomic window:
- a CDS encoding diaminopimelate dehydrogenase, whose amino-acid sequence MAKIAILGYGNLGRGVECAVKQAPDMELVAVFTRRDPATVKIQMAGVPVLNVSEMEAWKGKVDLLIICGGSATDLPVLTPKYAAMFNVIDSFDTHAKIPQHFAAVDAAAKSAGNIAMISVGWDPGMFSLNRVYAQSILPEGKDYTFWGKGVSQGHSDAVRRIKGVKNAKQYTCPVEAALEAVRSGSMPELTTRQKHTRLVYVVAEEGADKAYIENAIKTMPNYFDEYDTTVNFISEEEFNKNHSGLAHGGFVIRTGKTGMNKEHTHVIEYSLKLDSNPEFTTSVLVAYARAALRMKANGQTGCKTVLDVPPAYLSTLSDEDLRAHCL is encoded by the coding sequence ATGGCAAAGATTGCTATTCTCGGTTACGGTAACCTGGGTCGCGGTGTAGAATGCGCCGTGAAGCAGGCTCCGGATATGGAACTCGTCGCCGTGTTTACCCGTCGCGACCCCGCTACGGTCAAGATCCAGATGGCGGGCGTTCCGGTGCTGAACGTTTCTGAAATGGAAGCCTGGAAGGGCAAGGTGGACCTGCTCATCATCTGTGGCGGTTCCGCTACGGACCTGCCGGTGCTCACCCCGAAGTACGCCGCCATGTTCAACGTGATCGATTCCTTCGACACCCACGCCAAGATTCCGCAGCACTTCGCCGCCGTCGACGCTGCCGCCAAGTCTGCCGGCAACATCGCCATGATTTCTGTGGGTTGGGACCCGGGCATGTTCAGCCTGAACCGCGTGTACGCCCAGTCCATTCTCCCGGAAGGCAAGGACTACACGTTCTGGGGCAAGGGCGTTAGCCAGGGCCACAGCGACGCCGTCCGCCGCATCAAGGGCGTGAAGAACGCGAAGCAGTACACCTGCCCGGTGGAAGCGGCTCTTGAAGCCGTGCGTAGCGGTTCCATGCCGGAACTCACCACCCGCCAGAAGCACACGCGCCTCGTTTACGTGGTGGCCGAAGAAGGTGCCGACAAGGCCTATATCGAAAACGCCATCAAGACGATGCCGAACTACTTCGATGAATACGACACCACGGTGAACTTCATCAGCGAAGAAGAATTCAACAAGAACCACAGCGGGCTCGCTCACGGTGGTTTCGTGATCCGTACCGGCAAGACTGGCATGAACAAGGAACACACTCACGTGATCGAATACAGCCTGAAGCTCGATTCCAACCCGGAATTCACGACCAGCGTTCTCGTGGCTTACGCTCGCGCAGCACTCCGCATGAAGGCTAACGGCCAAACCGGTTGCAAGACTGTTCTCGACGTTCCGCCTGCATACCTCAGCACGCTCAGCGACGAAGACCTCCGCGCACACTGCTTGTAA
- a CDS encoding HD-GYP domain-containing protein produces the protein MDILVSALIILGAILMMANIVRYFLFLKNTRDVLSTGSRRDRIWKTIAGVLLVFFLFGYLFCAFVGEPDTVMALILFGGSVFVAIVLTLMFNLLETAKSRSIDIAEVLVGVIDARDPNLNGHSRHVQRLTMLFYEYLPTSLKHSLNPVSLEYAALMHDVGKLGVPEAILNKPAKLEPDEWAVMRRHPKVGVKILEPLQTFKHITDWILYHHERIDGHGYYSQPGDQIPLAARIISIADTYSAITMRRSYKAPKTHEDAIQIIKDVAGTQLDAELVKYFLEIPKEKLVACIPDQVKY, from the coding sequence ATGGATATACTGGTTTCAGCTTTGATTATCTTGGGGGCGATTCTGATGATGGCAAACATCGTCAGGTATTTCTTGTTTCTCAAGAACACGCGCGATGTCCTTTCGACGGGGAGTCGTCGCGACCGTATCTGGAAAACGATTGCAGGCGTTTTGCTGGTCTTTTTCCTGTTCGGCTACCTCTTTTGTGCCTTTGTAGGGGAGCCCGATACCGTGATGGCGCTGATTCTTTTCGGGGGAAGTGTTTTTGTCGCCATCGTTCTTACTCTGATGTTCAATCTGCTTGAAACGGCCAAGTCCAGAAGCATCGATATCGCAGAAGTTTTGGTTGGCGTTATCGATGCGCGTGACCCGAACCTGAACGGACACAGCCGTCATGTACAGCGTTTGACAATGCTTTTTTATGAGTATCTTCCGACATCTCTCAAGCATTCTCTTAATCCGGTGAGCTTGGAGTATGCAGCCCTGATGCATGATGTTGGAAAGCTCGGTGTTCCCGAGGCAATCCTCAATAAACCGGCAAAACTGGAGCCTGATGAATGGGCTGTCATGAGACGACATCCTAAGGTCGGCGTGAAAATTTTGGAACCCCTCCAGACGTTCAAGCATATTACCGACTGGATCCTGTACCACCACGAACGAATTGACGGACATGGCTACTACAGCCAACCGGGGGACCAAATTCCGCTTGCAGCAAGGATTATCTCCATTGCGGATACTTATTCCGCTATCACCATGCGTCGCTCCTACAAGGCTCCCAAGACGCACGAAGATGCTATTCAGATTATCAAGGATGTCGCCGGTACGCAACTTGACGCGGAACTAGTGAAGTATTTCTTGGAAATTCCCAAAGAAAAATTGGTGGCTTGCATTCCGGATCAGGTGAAGTACTAA
- a CDS encoding response regulator: MTHNPLNAQRRRLRNRISMVYMLPTFVAAVALVFLFSTAVRSMLVESAVANTETALRERVQTEIEAFLKVREESFLGVAKRVQQVSKDNAIKPLLYKQTQTAEGIVDVYFGTTDGDYISGRGLKLENGKTEFRTTGWYLEASRKRGLAYTGPTIRKSVNRQVLSLSYPIWDKNHKFRGALGEDINLHKVRLSMGALAKEEGGITMLVASESDNLLTYFPYETNRGKVLQDSVENLLLLISDKFNSDTLMDGRILRFEKTNEHHQQLIFMVTPLKQLPFYIVHVSQHNKIAASIDNHSSTMLGVVAFFVFVLMGLAALFSHILFRRYIQRDLNDSVNSSTLFDTLLWKGNNFTIILTNENFDILHASAHVMDFLNGGEDMKEESLFKFFTSDAFNKFAHRVAMGGQLLASERRTIVRVQNADGEVEWWGMSFQALVEDNGATRFLIMINDETSGIQKDTILDTIMLSGDHSILIIFDKNLHIKYMSRQLAEFLGKEWRAFVGLSINELSDMGLPESMIKAVIDSYKKDEVWKDSLMLKPENGTEETWFRGEGCTLKVQETVVGYMLSMIDISEVVAAREIAEQATQAKSEFLANMSHEIRTPMNAIIGMAHLISETNLDNHQRGFVDRISHAAKSLLGIINNILDFSKIEAKKQDLEITQLVLQDVIGEVAALAEVRIAGRPIELIVDVDPDIPEILMGDPLRLSQIFTNLINNATKFTEKGDITLSVKLLQQANNMVKLYICVKDTGIGMTQEQVSRLFNAFTQADGSTTRKYGGTGLGLVISKSLVELMGGQLQVTSESGVGSQFFFTISLPVAAQVGEPKWKNEDRFTNKNVLLVDDCANLRTILRHYLNKLRCVVEEASSVDEALDLIQAHEEAGEAPYDLFLVDYSMPILNGFDFVHGLTENMKSIPKVLMHPIHFDENELNAAKTLGFNSFVSKPLQISSLLSALQEAFGYPLTYKKVEKKEKGKIYFKEAKILLVEDNQMNQELAVSLLNSVGLTAMIANNGKEALDMLKKDAFDLVLMDIQMPIMDGLTATREIRAREDEYFKKVPILAMSARAFQKDTEECLEAGMNAHIVKPIDPTVLYEEMAKFLPVAAETPNVGNSDAPDLTQDDKEFLAYFQKVNDFDAESGLYHVNNNRNMFLKILQGFVRDYGGNSFNLRALIEQFHYEEATRIVHTIKGLCGTIGSNNVQKLAADLEAELEQKQCDFSVYNKFEERLRALIGDLQIVLSDIVSEQNAPVQKTQDPEAGKKLADAVKELKEAVDTCSSTQCKRILDGIENIAFEPNQEVLLHKLKELLDDYDFSEASEILETLEKTLA, from the coding sequence TTGACTCATAACCCACTGAATGCACAACGTCGTCGCTTAAGAAACCGCATCTCGATGGTGTACATGTTGCCGACTTTTGTGGCAGCAGTGGCTTTGGTCTTTCTTTTTTCTACGGCAGTGCGTTCCATGTTGGTGGAGTCCGCTGTCGCTAATACCGAAACGGCCCTTCGTGAACGGGTTCAGACCGAAATTGAAGCCTTTTTGAAAGTCCGCGAAGAAAGTTTCCTGGGGGTTGCAAAGCGTGTGCAGCAGGTTTCCAAGGACAACGCCATCAAGCCTTTGCTTTACAAGCAGACACAGACTGCCGAAGGTATTGTGGATGTCTATTTTGGGACTACCGATGGTGACTATATTTCGGGCAGGGGCTTGAAACTGGAAAACGGAAAGACGGAATTCCGTACTACAGGCTGGTATTTGGAAGCGTCTCGCAAAAGGGGACTTGCCTATACGGGCCCTACGATTCGTAAAAGTGTCAATCGCCAGGTTCTTTCTCTTTCGTACCCGATTTGGGATAAAAATCACAAGTTCAGGGGAGCCTTGGGCGAAGATATCAATCTGCACAAGGTTAGGCTTTCTATGGGCGCCCTTGCCAAGGAAGAGGGCGGTATTACGATGTTGGTGGCAAGCGAAAGCGATAACTTGCTGACCTATTTCCCTTACGAAACCAATCGCGGAAAAGTCTTGCAGGATAGCGTTGAAAACTTGCTATTGCTGATTTCGGACAAGTTTAATTCAGACACCTTGATGGACGGGCGCATTTTGCGCTTCGAAAAGACCAATGAACATCATCAACAGTTGATTTTCATGGTGACGCCCCTGAAACAATTGCCTTTCTACATAGTGCATGTCAGCCAGCATAACAAGATTGCAGCCAGTATCGATAATCACTCCAGTACCATGCTTGGTGTGGTCGCTTTCTTTGTGTTTGTGCTGATGGGACTTGCGGCCTTGTTCTCCCATATTCTTTTCCGTCGCTATATTCAGAGAGACTTGAACGACAGTGTGAATTCCAGTACGCTTTTTGACACGCTGCTGTGGAAAGGCAATAATTTTACCATCATTCTCACTAACGAAAATTTTGATATCTTGCATGCCAGCGCCCATGTGATGGATTTCTTGAACGGCGGCGAAGACATGAAAGAAGAAAGTCTTTTTAAGTTCTTTACTTCGGATGCGTTTAATAAATTTGCCCACCGTGTGGCCATGGGCGGACAGTTGCTTGCCAGTGAACGCAGAACCATTGTGCGTGTGCAGAATGCCGATGGGGAAGTGGAATGGTGGGGCATGTCGTTCCAGGCGTTGGTGGAAGATAACGGTGCCACCCGATTCTTGATCATGATCAATGACGAAACCAGCGGAATCCAGAAAGATACGATTCTGGATACGATTATGCTTTCGGGCGATCATTCGATTTTGATCATTTTCGACAAGAACTTGCATATTAAGTACATGTCCCGCCAGCTTGCTGAATTCTTGGGCAAGGAATGGCGTGCTTTTGTGGGGCTTTCTATTAACGAACTTTCGGATATGGGGCTCCCTGAATCCATGATCAAGGCGGTAATCGATTCGTACAAGAAAGATGAAGTCTGGAAAGATTCCTTGATGCTCAAACCCGAAAACGGCACCGAAGAAACCTGGTTCCGTGGCGAAGGTTGTACCTTGAAGGTGCAAGAGACTGTTGTGGGCTACATGCTTTCGATGATTGATATTTCGGAAGTGGTGGCAGCCCGCGAAATTGCTGAACAGGCGACCCAGGCGAAGAGTGAATTCCTTGCCAACATGAGTCATGAAATTCGCACGCCGATGAACGCCATTATCGGTATGGCGCACTTGATTTCAGAGACGAATCTGGATAATCACCAGCGAGGATTTGTAGACCGAATTAGCCATGCGGCAAAGTCTTTGCTCGGAATTATCAACAATATTCTAGACTTCTCGAAGATTGAGGCGAAAAAGCAGGATTTGGAAATCACGCAGCTTGTGCTGCAAGATGTGATTGGCGAAGTGGCGGCTCTTGCCGAGGTGCGCATTGCTGGCCGCCCGATAGAATTGATTGTGGATGTGGACCCGGATATTCCTGAGATCTTGATGGGTGACCCGCTCAGGCTTTCCCAGATTTTTACGAACCTCATTAACAATGCGACCAAGTTTACCGAAAAAGGCGACATTACCCTGAGTGTCAAACTGTTGCAGCAGGCAAATAACATGGTCAAGCTGTATATCTGTGTCAAGGATACGGGTATTGGCATGACTCAAGAACAGGTTTCTCGCTTGTTTAACGCCTTTACGCAGGCGGATGGCTCTACTACGCGTAAGTACGGCGGTACGGGCCTTGGCCTTGTGATTTCTAAATCGCTGGTGGAACTCATGGGCGGTCAGCTCCAGGTGACAAGCGAATCGGGCGTGGGCTCGCAATTCTTCTTTACGATTTCGCTCCCGGTGGCGGCCCAGGTGGGCGAGCCCAAGTGGAAAAACGAAGATCGCTTTACCAATAAGAATGTGCTTCTGGTCGATGACTGCGCCAACTTGCGTACAATTTTGAGGCATTACTTGAACAAGTTGCGTTGTGTCGTCGAAGAGGCGAGCTCCGTAGACGAAGCTCTGGATTTGATTCAGGCGCACGAAGAAGCGGGCGAGGCTCCGTACGATTTGTTCCTGGTTGATTACAGCATGCCGATTTTGAATGGCTTTGACTTTGTGCATGGCCTGACCGAAAACATGAAGTCAATCCCGAAGGTGTTGATGCACCCGATTCATTTTGACGAAAACGAACTGAATGCGGCAAAGACTCTTGGATTCAATAGCTTTGTGTCTAAACCGCTTCAAATCAGCTCGCTCTTAAGTGCGTTACAGGAGGCTTTTGGCTATCCCTTGACTTATAAGAAAGTCGAGAAGAAGGAAAAGGGTAAAATTTACTTTAAGGAAGCGAAGATCCTGCTAGTTGAAGATAACCAGATGAACCAGGAATTGGCGGTGTCGCTCCTGAATAGTGTTGGCCTTACCGCGATGATTGCAAATAATGGTAAAGAAGCGCTTGACATGCTCAAGAAAGATGCCTTTGATCTGGTGCTCATGGATATCCAGATGCCGATTATGGATGGCCTTACTGCCACAAGGGAAATCCGTGCCCGCGAAGATGAATACTTCAAGAAGGTTCCTATTCTGGCCATGAGTGCCCGCGCCTTCCAGAAAGATACCGAGGAATGTCTTGAAGCGGGCATGAATGCGCACATTGTAAAGCCGATTGACCCGACGGTACTGTACGAAGAAATGGCAAAATTCCTGCCGGTGGCGGCAGAAACGCCTAATGTGGGTAATTCCGACGCGCCTGATCTCACGCAAGACGATAAGGAATTCTTGGCCTATTTCCAGAAGGTCAATGACTTTGATGCGGAATCGGGACTTTACCACGTGAACAACAACCGCAATATGTTCCTTAAGATTTTGCAGGGTTTTGTTCGCGACTATGGCGGAAATTCCTTCAATTTGCGTGCTCTTATTGAACAGTTCCATTACGAAGAGGCGACCCGTATCGTGCATACCATTAAGGGCCTTTGCGGAACCATAGGTTCTAACAATGTGCAGAAATTGGCGGCAGACCTAGAAGCGGAACTGGAACAGAAACAGTGCGATTTCTCAGTTTACAATAAGTTTGAAGAACGTCTGCGTGCTCTCATTGGAGATTTGCAGATTGTGCTTTCAGATATTGTCTCGGAGCAGAATGCGCCTGTGCAAAAGACTCAGGATCCTGAAGCCGGAAAGAAATTGGCTGACGCGGTCAAGGAACTGAAAGAAGCTGTGGATACTTGTTCTTCGACCCAGTGCAAGCGTATTCTTGATGGCATTGAAAATATTGCCTTCGAGCCGAACCAGGAAGTTTTGCTGCATAAGTTGAAGGAACTGTTGGACGATTACGACTTTAGCGAAGCGTCTGAAATCCTGGAAACTCTCGAAAAGACTCTGGCCTAG
- a CDS encoding FISUMP domain-containing protein: protein MKINNFLLVLLAGLELMTACTDSSSSFDASEVCPESGRGTFQDVRDGQVYKYITIGDRVWMDQNLNYPAETSTCYDEQQSNCDIYGRLYSVQYMNTKQKNYGTFNPDIIDSICPNGWRVPTLAEWNEIVDRVDGISHFKNNECMDISLYSGYATFYNNLSTGDPDPLFYEDLGEGFRMWVTSTYTEHGRMKIFSPDFEDRVNGLLVDKPKGYYSLRCIKKEDWEL from the coding sequence ATGAAAATAAACAATTTCTTACTTGTGTTGCTTGCGGGCTTGGAATTAATGACCGCTTGCACAGACTCATCCTCCAGTTTCGATGCATCTGAAGTATGTCCAGAAAGCGGGCGTGGAACATTCCAAGATGTTCGAGATGGTCAAGTGTATAAATACATCACCATTGGCGATAGAGTGTGGATGGATCAAAACCTGAATTACCCAGCGGAAACTAGCACTTGCTATGATGAACAGCAAAGCAATTGTGATATTTATGGAAGGTTGTATTCCGTACAATACATGAACACCAAGCAAAAAAACTATGGGACGTTTAATCCAGATATTATTGATTCCATTTGCCCCAATGGATGGCGCGTTCCCACCTTGGCTGAATGGAATGAAATCGTGGACAGGGTGGATGGAATAAGCCACTTCAAGAACAATGAATGTATGGACATATCACTTTATAGTGGGTATGCAACTTTTTACAACAACCTATCTACAGGCGATCCAGACCCACTTTTTTATGAGGATTTGGGAGAAGGCTTTCGAATGTGGGTGACAAGCACATACACTGAACATGGAAGGATGAAAATTTTTTCACCAGATTTTGAGGATAGAGTTAACGGCCTTTTAGTAGACAAGCCCAAAGGTTATTATTCTCTTCGTTGTATAAAAAAAGAAGATTGGGAGTTGTAA
- a CDS encoding class II fructose-bisphosphate aldolase, with the protein MAVSYKELGLVNTREMFAKAVKGGYAIPAFNFNTMEQMQAIVQAAVKQKSPVIMQVSKGARNYANGTILRYMAQGAVEYAKELGCANPQIVLHLDHGDSFELCKDCIDNGFSSVMIDGSALPYEDNIALTKKVVEYAHQHDVTVEAELGVLAGVEDEVQAEESHYTKPEEVIDFATRTGCDSLAISIGTSHGAYKFKPEQCTRDPKTGKLVPPPLAFDVLHAIEKKLPGFPIVLHGSSSVPQDEVDTINAHGGKLPDAVGIPEEQLREAAKSAVCKINIDSDSRLAMTAAIRKYFDEHPEHFDPRQYLKPARENMQKMYEHKIVDVLGSNNKL; encoded by the coding sequence ATGGCAGTTTCTTACAAGGAACTCGGCCTGGTGAACACCAGGGAAATGTTTGCAAAGGCTGTTAAGGGTGGCTACGCTATCCCGGCTTTCAACTTCAACACCATGGAACAGATGCAGGCCATCGTGCAGGCTGCTGTGAAGCAGAAGTCTCCGGTGATCATGCAGGTCTCTAAGGGTGCTCGTAACTACGCAAACGGCACCATCCTCCGCTACATGGCCCAGGGTGCTGTTGAATACGCCAAGGAACTCGGCTGCGCCAATCCGCAGATCGTGCTCCACCTCGACCACGGTGACTCTTTCGAACTCTGCAAGGACTGCATCGACAACGGTTTCTCTTCCGTGATGATCGACGGTTCCGCTCTTCCGTACGAAGACAACATCGCCCTCACCAAGAAGGTTGTTGAATACGCTCACCAGCACGACGTGACCGTCGAAGCTGAACTCGGCGTGCTCGCCGGTGTGGAAGACGAAGTCCAGGCTGAAGAATCCCACTACACCAAGCCGGAAGAAGTGATCGACTTCGCAACCCGTACGGGCTGCGACTCCCTCGCTATCTCCATCGGTACCAGCCACGGTGCTTACAAGTTCAAGCCGGAACAGTGCACTCGCGACCCGAAGACTGGCAAGCTCGTTCCGCCTCCCCTGGCATTCGACGTGCTCCACGCCATCGAAAAGAAGCTCCCGGGCTTCCCGATCGTTCTCCACGGTTCTTCTTCCGTGCCGCAGGACGAAGTCGATACCATCAACGCCCACGGTGGCAAGCTCCCGGATGCCGTTGGTATTCCGGAAGAACAGCTCCGCGAAGCTGCCAAGTCTGCTGTCTGCAAGATCAACATCGACTCTGACAGCCGTCTCGCTATGACTGCCGCTATCCGTAAGTATTTCGACGAACATCCGGAACACTTCGACCCGCGCCAGTACCTCAAGCCGGCTCGCGAAAACATGCAGAAGATGTACGAACACAAGATCGTCGACGTTCTTGGTTCCAACAACAAGCTCTAA
- a CDS encoding N-formylglutamate amidohydrolase: MKLMLTCEHASNKLPAAFKSAVPAEVLKTHRAYDIGACSVFRKLVKFAKPEFYCEGKFSRLFVDLNRTITNKSAFSDYLRNNEKAKAQATAYWTEYRAAIEKFVDSALKPKTRAARSEPEIVHLGIHSFTPVLNGKVRNADIGILYDPARPQERAYANIIKAEIKRLYPAMKVRFNYPYKGSSDGLTTTLRKKFGPRYVGIEIEINQKFFR; the protein is encoded by the coding sequence ATGAAACTCATGCTTACTTGCGAGCACGCGAGCAACAAGTTGCCGGCAGCGTTCAAGAGCGCCGTTCCTGCCGAAGTCCTAAAGACCCACCGCGCCTATGACATCGGGGCATGCTCCGTTTTCCGCAAGCTCGTGAAATTTGCGAAGCCCGAATTTTATTGCGAAGGGAAATTCTCGCGCCTGTTCGTGGACCTGAACCGCACCATCACCAACAAGAGCGCCTTTAGCGATTACTTGCGTAACAACGAAAAGGCGAAAGCGCAAGCCACCGCCTATTGGACAGAATACCGCGCCGCCATCGAAAAATTCGTTGATTCCGCGCTTAAGCCAAAAACGCGAGCCGCAAGATCCGAGCCAGAAATCGTCCACCTCGGCATCCACAGCTTTACGCCCGTGCTAAACGGTAAAGTCCGCAACGCCGATATCGGAATTCTCTACGACCCCGCACGCCCGCAAGAACGCGCCTATGCAAACATCATCAAGGCCGAAATCAAGCGACTCTACCCCGCCATGAAAGTACGATTCAACTACCCGTACAAAGGCTCTTCCGACGGTCTCACCACAACGCTCCGCAAAAAGTTCGGCCCGCGATACGTCGGAATCGAGATTGAGATAAATCAGAAATTTTTTCGGTAG
- a CDS encoding FISUMP domain-containing protein — translation MDRLFMKMYQMLFGIAALGVSCFNAACSFDDSSSSAVKPDYTVYEGTLVDERDGQVYKTVTIVDKYNDSVTWMAENLNFEPKIGKSFCHECEKYGRLYTWAAAVDSAAEFSDEAKGFGYHKFMLSGYIELEGHVRGVCPEGWRLIDYNDFDWFRMLTKSGDPVNYAVKMMKSATDWNGIDEFGLNILPAGYHYEGTYYATPSAEPEYVVEWREGGEAAYFWTSNDHGNADGAFAEYFAPENYDPVFPDVQTSEVLTKFYGLSIRCIKR, via the coding sequence ATGGATAGGTTGTTTATGAAAATGTATCAAATGCTTTTTGGGATCGCTGCTTTAGGCGTATCCTGTTTTAATGCTGCATGTAGCTTTGATGATAGCTCGTCATCGGCAGTCAAGCCCGATTATACCGTTTATGAAGGAACCTTGGTTGATGAACGGGACGGGCAGGTCTATAAAACAGTAACCATTGTCGATAAGTATAATGATTCTGTCACTTGGATGGCTGAAAACCTGAATTTTGAGCCTAAGATCGGGAAAAGCTTCTGCCATGAATGCGAAAAATACGGACGACTCTATACGTGGGCGGCGGCCGTGGATTCGGCGGCGGAATTCAGTGATGAAGCCAAGGGGTTTGGTTATCATAAGTTCATGTTGTCAGGGTACATAGAATTAGAGGGACATGTTCGAGGGGTGTGCCCTGAAGGTTGGCGCCTGATCGATTACAATGACTTCGATTGGTTTAGGATGCTTACCAAAAGCGGTGATCCCGTTAATTATGCGGTAAAAATGATGAAGTCCGCAACGGACTGGAACGGAATCGATGAATTCGGTTTGAATATCCTTCCTGCTGGATACCATTATGAAGGTACTTATTACGCAACTCCTTCTGCAGAGCCTGAATATGTGGTTGAATGGCGTGAAGGTGGCGAGGCAGCCTATTTTTGGACATCGAATGACCATGGTAATGCGGATGGTGCTTTTGCGGAGTATTTTGCCCCGGAGAATTATGATCCTGTGTTTCCAGATGTCCAGACGTCCGAGGTCTTAACCAAATTTTACGGGCTTTCGATACGTTGTATAAAACGGTAG
- a CDS encoding DUF4398 domain-containing protein — translation MKSRMLVAGMAIIALAALSGCAGGVNATKSIEFADSNKMIAQDAKVDAAQLESANAKLDSAKALQADGDEEEAAALAEQSTLEYKLAIANAELDAAKKEDEKVEKELRGDVERKLLYQNILDQETKNGGAK, via the coding sequence ATGAAATCCAGAATGCTCGTTGCGGGAATGGCCATTATAGCCCTTGCTGCACTTTCCGGTTGTGCCGGTGGCGTAAATGCGACCAAGTCGATTGAATTTGCCGACTCCAACAAGATGATTGCACAAGATGCTAAGGTCGATGCAGCCCAGCTCGAATCTGCAAACGCAAAACTTGACTCTGCCAAAGCCCTGCAGGCCGATGGTGACGAAGAAGAAGCCGCTGCACTCGCCGAGCAAAGCACTCTTGAATACAAGCTTGCTATTGCTAACGCTGAACTTGACGCCGCCAAGAAAGAAGATGAAAAAGTTGAAAAGGAACTGAGGGGCGATGTCGAACGTAAGCTCCTTTACCAGAACATTCTTGACCAGGAAACCAAGAACGGAGGTGCCAAGTAA
- a CDS encoding zinc ribbon domain-containing protein, giving the protein MLCPHCHSELKDNATFCPHCGSDADTGWKEGSEFTDLETPDYDEIVENEFGTDEYGNKKKKANPLAIAAAVIVALAFIAAMILH; this is encoded by the coding sequence ATGCTCTGTCCTCATTGCCATTCCGAACTCAAAGACAACGCCACGTTCTGCCCGCATTGCGGGAGCGACGCCGACACCGGCTGGAAAGAAGGCTCAGAATTTACCGACCTGGAAACGCCTGATTACGACGAAATTGTGGAAAACGAGTTCGGCACGGACGAATACGGCAACAAGAAGAAAAAGGCGAACCCACTCGCCATCGCGGCTGCGGTAATTGTGGCGCTCGCGTTTATCGCGGCAATGATTTTGCACTAG
- a CDS encoding OmpA family protein → MKTRNLLVISAMAAAFSFAAEEAEGPNAVESCQTAIDNAAKDIPANATSAKYTLAAAKANLIDLDAAYNDDAESDQTKALAAKCDTYAKTIAAQAETQKVRNSTAEKWEKRAATARSIEAIQEQINKARTGKVNDLEAEKAKMKDQEARLQAEMQQNQEKFQAEAAAQEAALKAANQREADLQKELAEERAKAEARQQEAMNKLNELQSQMIQVTKSARGIILSMSDILFAVNKADLKADLKTSLAKVAGILSVYQQFNVSIEGNTDNTGSEEHNMKLSQQRADNVKAFLVEQGIAAERLTAKGLGMTMPVADNSTKEGRQKNRRVDLVIQDKALQQQEAK, encoded by the coding sequence ATGAAAACGAGAAATCTTTTAGTCATTAGCGCCATGGCAGCCGCATTCTCTTTTGCTGCCGAAGAAGCAGAAGGTCCGAACGCCGTAGAATCTTGCCAGACTGCAATTGATAACGCCGCCAAGGATATCCCGGCCAACGCCACCTCTGCCAAGTACACTCTCGCTGCCGCCAAGGCCAACCTCATTGACCTCGATGCCGCCTACAACGACGACGCCGAATCAGACCAGACCAAGGCTCTTGCCGCCAAGTGCGACACCTACGCAAAGACCATTGCAGCCCAAGCCGAAACCCAGAAAGTTCGCAACAGCACCGCTGAAAAGTGGGAAAAGCGCGCCGCAACGGCCCGTTCTATTGAAGCCATTCAGGAACAGATCAACAAGGCCCGCACCGGTAAGGTGAACGACCTCGAAGCCGAAAAGGCCAAGATGAAGGACCAGGAAGCCCGCTTGCAGGCCGAAATGCAGCAGAACCAGGAAAAGTTCCAGGCCGAAGCCGCCGCCCAGGAAGCCGCCTTGAAGGCCGCCAACCAGCGTGAAGCTGACCTCCAGAAGGAACTTGCCGAAGAGCGCGCCAAGGCCGAAGCCCGCCAGCAGGAAGCCATGAACAAGCTGAACGAACTGCAGTCCCAGATGATTCAGGTGACCAAGTCCGCCCGTGGCATTATCCTTTCCATGTCCGACATCTTGTTCGCCGTGAACAAGGCCGACCTCAAGGCCGACCTCAAGACGAGCCTTGCCAAGGTGGCCGGTATTCTTTCCGTGTACCAGCAGTTCAACGTGTCCATTGAAGGTAATACCGACAACACCGGTTCCGAAGAACACAACATGAAGCTTTCCCAGCAGCGTGCTGACAACGTGAAGGCATTCCTTGTTGAACAGGGCATTGCCGCCGAACGTCTCACGGCCAAGGGTCTCGGTATGACCATGCCGGTCGCCGACAACTCCACTAAGGAAGGGCGTCAGAAGAACCGCCGCGTGGACCTCGTGATCCAGGACAAGGCTCTTCAGCAGCAGGAAGCTAAGTAA